One Solanum lycopersicum chromosome 4, SLM_r2.1 DNA window includes the following coding sequences:
- the LOC101260124 gene encoding putative 4-hydroxy-4-methyl-2-oxoglutarate aldolase 2: MALVTTAEVCDANPQLIVSGELRALQPIFKIYGRRQVFSGPVVTLKVFEDNVLVREFLEEKGNGRVLVVDGGGSLRCAILGGNPVVQAQNNGWAGIVVNGCVRDVDEINGCDIGVRALASHPMKANKKGIGEKHVPITIAGTRICDGEWLYADTDGILISKMELCV; this comes from the coding sequence ATGGCCTTGGTCACCACTGCTGAAGTTTGCGATGCAAATCCACAGCTTATTGTGAGTGGTGAACTACGGGCACTGCAGCCAATCTTCAAAATATATGGCAGGCGCCAAGTCTTCTCTGGACCTGTTGTCACTCTGAAAGTATTCGAAGACAATGTTTTGGTTCGTGAGTTTCTCGAGGAGAAAGGCAACGGTAGAGTTCTCGTTGTAGACGGGGGTGGTAGTCTAAGATGTGCGATTTTGGGTGGCAACCCTGTAGTACAAGCTCAAAACAACGGATGGGCTGGGATCGTAGTAAATGGCTGTGTAAGGGACGTGGACGAAATCAATGGCTGTGATATCGGAGTCAGAGCTCTGGCTTCACATCCAATGAAAGCAAATAAGAAAGGTATTGGGGAGAAGCACGTTCCCATAACCATTGCCGGGACTAGAATCTGCGATGGTGAGTGGCTTTATGCAGATACCGATGGCATTCTGATTTCTAAAATGGAGCTATGTGTTTGA
- the LOC101256965 gene encoding purple acid phosphatase 8-like isoform X1, translating to MEAFFPKKIITMNFKYVIIFFFSFGYCFLISCAEFPYFNQSLKDDGSLSFLVIGDWGRKGLYNQSELAIQMGEIGEKLKIDFVISSGDNFYEDGLNGVNDPTFQHSFTNIYKAPSLQKTWYNVLGNHDYRGDVEAQLSPILREKDKKWFCLRFYVLHAEIVDFFFIDTTPFVNDYFTNPKEHTYDWRGVLPKDKYLNDQLKDLDLALSKSTAKWKIVIGHHTIKSAGHHGIIMELAQQLVPILEKHDVDFYINGHDHCLQRIGSIDSKLEFLTSGGGSKAWRGDVKGWNQEELKFYYDGQGFMSIELNKKEVEFVYYDVFGNVLHKFSVSKDSCVSSQ from the exons ATGGAAGCATTTTTTCCCAAGAAAATAATTactatgaattttaaatatgttattattttcttttttagttttggatattgttttttaatttcttgtgCTGAATTTCCATATTTTAATCAATCACTAAAAGATGATGGCTCTCTTAGTTTTCTTGTTATTGGAGATTGGGGAAGGAAAGGACTTTATAATCAATCAGAATTGGCCATCCAG ATGGGAGAGATAGGGGAAAAGCTAAAGATTGATTTTGTAATATCAAGTGGTGACAATTTCTATGAAGATGGGCTAAATGGTGTAAATGATCCTACATTTCAACATTCTTTCACTAATATTTACAAAGCTCCTAGCTTGCAAAAGACGTGGTACAATG TGTTGGGAAACCATGACTACAGGGGAGATGTAGAGGCACAACTAAGTCCAATCCTTAgagaaaaggataaaaaatggTTTTGTTTGAGATTTTATGTTCTTCATGCAG AAATTGTGGATTTTTTCTTCATAGACACAACCCCTTTTGTGAATGATTATTTTACAAACCCAAAAGAGCATACCTATGACTGGAGAGGTGTATTACCAAAGGACAAATATCTCAATGATCAATTAAAg gatttggatttggcattAAGTAAATCTACTGCAAAATGGAAGATTGTGATTGGTCACCATACAATTAAAAGTGCTGGACATCATGGTATTATTATGGAACTTGCTCAACAATTAGTCCCAATACTTGAG aaaCATGATGTGGATTTTTACATCAACGGCCACGATCACTGCTTACAACGCATCGGAAGCATCGATAG CAAATTGGAGTTTTTAACGAGCGGAGGCGGATCTAAGGCTTGGCGGGGAGACGTTAAAGGATGGAATCAAGAGGAATTGAAATTCTATTACGATGGACAAGGATTCATGTCAATTGAATTGAACAAAAAAGAAGTGGAATTTGTGTATTATGATGTTTTTGGGAATGTGTTGCATAAATTTAGTGTGTCAAAGGACTCTTGTGTAAGTAGTCAATAG
- the LOC101260714 gene encoding annexin D5, with protein sequence MATLIIPPVLTSPRDDAAQLYKAFKGFGCDTASIINILAHRDATQRGLIQQEYRLMYSEELSNRLSRELSGDNKKAFLLWMHDPAVRDATIVRQALSGVVVDLRAATEVICSRTPSQIQYFKQIYYTMNGVYLEHDIESRTSDDHKKLLLSYVRTIRYEGPEVDSALAERDAKALYKAGEKRWGTDEKTFIRIFTESSRAHLAAVSYAYKSKYKNKLRSAVKSETSGLFRFGLLSILRCAKNPASFFAKQLHKAMKGLGTNDAALIRIIVTRAEIDMQYIKAEYRKKYKKCLNDAVYSETSGNYRTFLLSLLGPNY encoded by the exons ATGGCTACCTTGATTATACCTCCTGTCTTAACTTCGCCTCGCGATGATGCAGCACAACTTTATAAAGCTTTCAAGG GATTTGGATGTGATACTGCATCAATCATCAATATACTTGCTCATCGCGATGCAACTCAACGCGGTCTCATTCAACAGGAATACAGACTTATGTATTCAGAAGAGCTTAGTAATCGCTTATCTAGAGAGCTTAGTGGTGATAACAag AAAGCATTCTTGTTATGGATGCATGATCCAGCAGTAAGGGATGCTACTATAGTCAGACAAGCGTTGAGTGGCGTTGTTGTTGATCTAAGAGCTGCTACTGAAGTAATATGTTCTAGGACTCCTTCACAGATTCAATATTTCAAACAAATTTATTATACTATGAATGGTGTTTACCTCGAGCATGATATTGAGTCGCGAACATCTGATGATCATAAAAAG TTGCTTCTCTCGTATGTACGTACAATACGCTATGAAGGACCTGAAGTTGACAGTGCTTTAGCTGAACGTGATGCTAAAGCTCTGTACAAAGCAGGGGAGAAGAGATGGGGTACCGATGAGAAGACGTTTATACGAATCTTCACTGAAAGCAGCAGGGCACATTTGGCTGCTGTTAGTTATGCttataaaagcaagtataagaACAAATTGAGAAGT GCTGTAAAAAGTGAAACCTCAGGGCTCTTTAGATTTGGCCTCTTGTCTATCTTGAGATGTGCTAAGAATCCAGCAAGTTTCTTCGCGAAG CAATTGCATAAGGCTATGAAGGGCTTGGGAACGAACGATGCAGCTCTAATTAGAATAATAGTAACACGAGCTGAGATCGATATGCAGTATATAAAAGCAGAATATCGAAAGAAATACAAGAAGTGTCTAAACGATGCTGTTTATTCCGAGACTTCTGGTAATTATCGAACCTTCCTCCTATCTCTTCTTGGGCCAAATTACTAG
- the LOC101256965 gene encoding purple acid phosphatase 8-like isoform X2, with amino-acid sequence MEAFFPKKIITMNFKYVIIFFFSFGYCFLISCAEFPYFNQSLKDDGSLSFLVIGDWGRKGLYNQSELAIQMGEIGEKLKIDFVISSGDNFYEDGLNGVNDPTFQHSFTNIYKAPSLQKTWYNVLGNHDYRGDVEAQLSPILREKDKKWFCLRFYVLHAEIVDFFFIDTTPFVNDYFTNPKEHTYDWRGVLPKDKYLNDQLKDLDLALSKSTAKWKIVIGHHTIKSAGHHGIIMELAQQLVPILEKHDVDFYINGHDHCLQRIGSIDSKRTVIFNSTATLASLRHTRLQGELKLLAWTGSSSSCLDALKFWHRLAIIYV; translated from the exons ATGGAAGCATTTTTTCCCAAGAAAATAATTactatgaattttaaatatgttattattttcttttttagttttggatattgttttttaatttcttgtgCTGAATTTCCATATTTTAATCAATCACTAAAAGATGATGGCTCTCTTAGTTTTCTTGTTATTGGAGATTGGGGAAGGAAAGGACTTTATAATCAATCAGAATTGGCCATCCAG ATGGGAGAGATAGGGGAAAAGCTAAAGATTGATTTTGTAATATCAAGTGGTGACAATTTCTATGAAGATGGGCTAAATGGTGTAAATGATCCTACATTTCAACATTCTTTCACTAATATTTACAAAGCTCCTAGCTTGCAAAAGACGTGGTACAATG TGTTGGGAAACCATGACTACAGGGGAGATGTAGAGGCACAACTAAGTCCAATCCTTAgagaaaaggataaaaaatggTTTTGTTTGAGATTTTATGTTCTTCATGCAG AAATTGTGGATTTTTTCTTCATAGACACAACCCCTTTTGTGAATGATTATTTTACAAACCCAAAAGAGCATACCTATGACTGGAGAGGTGTATTACCAAAGGACAAATATCTCAATGATCAATTAAAg gatttggatttggcattAAGTAAATCTACTGCAAAATGGAAGATTGTGATTGGTCACCATACAATTAAAAGTGCTGGACATCATGGTATTATTATGGAACTTGCTCAACAATTAGTCCCAATACTTGAG aaaCATGATGTGGATTTTTACATCAACGGCCACGATCACTGCTTACAACGCATCGGAAGCATCGATAG caaacgtaccgtcatcttcaactcaaccgcaactctagccagtcttcgtcacaccagattacagggtgagctaaagcttctagcttggactggatcttcttcttcatgtcttgatgccttgaagttctggcatagactagctattatttatgtttag
- the LOC101260420 gene encoding purple acid phosphatase 4, whose product MATMKKLNNFISFILLLLFPVAMAELHRLEHPVNIDGSISLLVVGDWGRRGTFNQSQVAQQMGIIGEKLNIDFVVSTGDNFYDDGLTGVDDPAFEESFTNVYTAQSLQKNWYNVLGNHDYRGDALAQLSPILKQKDNRWICMRSYIVDTDVAEFFFVDTTPFQDMYFTTPKDHTYDWRNVMPRKDYLSQVLKDLDSALRESSAKWKIVVGHHTIKSAGHHGSSEELGVHLLPILQANNVDFYLNGHDHCLEHISSSDSPLQFLTSGGGSKSWRGDMNWWNPKEMKFYYDGQGFMAMQITQTQVWIQFFDIFGNILHKWSASKDLVSNI is encoded by the exons atgGCTACCATGAAAAAACTCAACAATTTCATTAGTTTCATATTGTTGTTACTATTTCCGGTGGCCATGGCTGAGCTCCACCGGTTAGAACATCCGGTGAACATCGACGGATCGATTAGCCTTTTGGTCGTCGGAGATTGGGGAAGAAGAGGAACCTTTAACCAATCTCAAGTTGCTCAACAA ATGGGAATAATTGGAGAGAAATTAAACATAGACTTTGTTGTATCAACTGGAGACAATTTCTATGATGATGGATTGACTGGTGTGGATGATCCTGCTTTTGAGGAATCTTTTACCAATGTCTACACAGCTCAAAGCTTACAAAAAAATTGGTATAATG TTTTGGGGAACCATGACTACAGAGGTGATGCTTTAGCACAATTAAGTCCTATTCTTAAGCAAAAAGATAACAGATGGATTTGTATGAGGTCTTATATTGTTGATACAG ATGTGGCAGAATTTTTCTTTGTAGATACAACTCCTTTTCAAGATATGTATTTCACAACTCCTAAAGATCATACTTATGATTGGAGAAATGTTATGCCTCGAAAAGATTATCTTTCCCAAGTTTTGaag GATTTGGATTCAGCATTAAGGGAATCAAGTGCAAAATGGAAAATTGTAGTTGGTCACCATACTATTAAAAGTGCTGGACACCATGGTAGCTCTGAGGAGCTTGGAGTCCACCTTCTTCCCATATTACAG gCAAACAATGTTGACTTTTACCTAAATGGACATGACCACTGCTTGGAGCATATCAGCAGTtcagatag tcCACTACAATTTTTGACTAGTGGTGGGGGTTCAAAATCATGGAGGGGTGATATGAATTGGTGGAATCCAAAggaaatgaaattttattatgatGGACAAGGATTTATGGCTATGCAAATTACACAAACACAAGTTTGGATAcaattttttgacatttttggaaatattttgcATAAATGGAGTGCATCAAAAGACCTTGTTTCCAATATATAA